In Vibrio sp. STUT-A11, a genomic segment contains:
- a CDS encoding DUF3450 domain-containing protein, translated as MTLKEFGVSALTAAILSVSGAAMAADSGTVVSNQAQTTKSSQASQQKIDNYAESTEGMLAEYKGLLRQIDSMKVYNEQINRMVQSQQGELDSLNSQIAQIDQTATEVVPLTLKMIDALDEFVTLDLPFQKEERNKRVQELRRLMDRADVTTSEKFRKVMEAYQIEEGFSRSIESYKASLDRGGEVVTYDFLRIGRTALLFQSPDGGETGMWNQQTRQWETLPESYRIAVQQGLRIAKKQAPPSLIKLPVFAGEE; from the coding sequence ATGACGTTAAAGGAATTTGGCGTAAGTGCGTTGACTGCCGCGATCCTGTCGGTAAGTGGTGCAGCAATGGCCGCTGACTCAGGAACCGTAGTCTCTAATCAAGCACAAACCACGAAGTCTTCCCAGGCTTCACAACAAAAAATCGACAACTATGCTGAAAGCACTGAAGGCATGTTGGCAGAATACAAAGGCTTACTTCGTCAAATCGACAGCATGAAAGTCTACAACGAGCAAATTAACCGTATGGTTCAATCTCAACAAGGTGAGTTGGATTCATTAAACAGTCAGATTGCTCAAATCGATCAAACGGCAACCGAAGTTGTCCCTTTAACACTAAAAATGATCGATGCACTAGACGAATTCGTGACGCTCGACTTGCCGTTCCAAAAAGAAGAACGTAATAAACGCGTTCAAGAATTACGTCGCCTGATGGACCGTGCAGACGTAACGACTTCAGAGAAATTCCGTAAAGTAATGGAAGCTTACCAAATCGAAGAAGGCTTCTCGCGCTCTATCGAATCTTACAAAGCTAGCCTGGACCGTGGCGGCGAAGTTGTGACTTACGACTTCTTGCGTATTGGTCGTACGGCACTTCTATTCCAATCTCCAGATGGCGGTGAAACGGGTATGTGGAACCAACAAACTCGTCAATGGGAAACATTACCTGAAAGCTACCGTATTGCTGTACAGCAAGGTCTGCGCATCGCTAAGAAGCAAGCGCCACCATCGCTGATCAAACTGCCTGTATTTGCTGGGGAGGAATAA